The stretch of DNA GGGTGGCTGGTTACGCGGCTTGCTCGCGCGAGCGCACGTGAACACCGTAGTGGTGGCGCTGGCCGCCAAGCTGGCACGGATCATCTGCGCAGTGCTTCGGAGCGGGCGGAAGTTCGAGCTCACGACTGCAACGGTGTCATAATCAATAGAATTGGCTGGTCGCGCTCACCCGGCGCGGACGGTTGATGGGGTCTGCGGGTGGTTAATGCGAGATGGCCTGACAGTTGATCGGCGTTCTGGAAACCTGGTTCAAAAAATGGCGCTCGACGCCGATGTTTTTATGAGGACCGGGACGTGCGGATCTCCATCTTGGCCGGGACAATGTCCCGAGACCGGATACGTTGGCGTAGACTGACCAGATCGGATCGCAAAGATCGCTTGCAGAGGGGGCGGGCCATACGTTTTTGAAGGTCATCCCGTGGCGGTCGAGGAAACGCCAGATCGTGCTTGGCGCGAACGACGCACCATTCCGCTCACGTAGCAGCTCAGAGAGTTCGACGAGAGTGATATCCACCTGCGCGTCGATAGCCGCGAGGATCACCTCCCGGTAGCTCTCGATCCG from Lichenicola cladoniae encodes:
- a CDS encoding helix-turn-helix domain-containing protein — protein: MIAAVDGGMSRNAAAARFGVAVATAVRWVRAWRTEGLTTPRPKGGDLRSQRIESYREVILAAIDAQVDITLVELSELLRERNGASFAPSTIWRFLDRHGMTFKNVWPAPSASDLCDPIWSVYANVSGLGTLSRPRWRSARPGPHKNIGVERHFLNQVSRTPINCQAISH